In the genome of Mytilus edulis chromosome 3, xbMytEdul2.2, whole genome shotgun sequence, one region contains:
- the LOC139515259 gene encoding uncharacterized protein, protein MCDNNIIDIDTLKYLKPEDSKPGRFYLLPKIHKPGNPGRPIVSANGHPTEKIFEFVDYYLRPHVENLPSFIKDSTDYLLKMQDLNPLPANTTLVTMNVTSIFTNIPHADGIESCREVWDSRSLKIPPTEYIVEMHTMVLKKNNFTFQGEHYLKTNGTAMGTKMAPSYANIFMGKVEKQLLECSIKKPLSWYRFIDDIEMKWDKGDQE, encoded by the coding sequence ATGTGTGACAATAACATCATTGATATAGATACTCTCAAATATTTAAAACCTGAAGATTCTAAACCTGGGCGGTTCTACCTGCTCCCTAAAATTCATAAACCTGGTAACCCAGGAAGACCAATTGTCTCAGCTAATGGTCATCCCAccgaaaaaatatttgaattcgtTGATTACTATCTTCGACCACATGTAGAAAACTTGCCATCTTTTATAAAAGATTCTACAGATTACCTACTAAAAATGCAGGATTTAAACCCTCTACCTGCCAATACTACTCTTGTCACAATGAATGTCACCTCCATCTTTACGAATATTCCACATGCGGATGGCATTGAATCATGTAGAGAAGTTTGGGACTCTCGATCTCTTAAAATTCCACCTACTGAATATATAGTAGAAATGCATACTATGGTCTTGAAAAAGAACAACTTCACATTCCAAGGAGAACACTATTTAAAGACAAATGGCACTGCTATGGGTACAAAAATGGCTCCATCTTATGCCAATATATTCATGGGTAAAGTTGAAAAGCAACTGCTGGAGTGCTCTATCAAAAAACCGCTTTCCTGGTATCGATTCATTGATGACATTGAAATGAAATGGGACAAGGGAGACCAAGAATGA